In the Moraxella osloensis genome, one interval contains:
- a CDS encoding DEAD/DEAH box helicase has product MPNSINTLANLLHKFNSQTISRSLEYVSKIDLGSLQRSETAQTTQLQADIKGTKKYHTQIAYHKASQRITQSDCTCPVGSFCKHGAALARLLQAQEKQTRDASSKRLSSDQQFIQELLQQITELPNSSDYHALKEALTNNLNAPNSNNLTVSKRHDEASLWLKNLRQELTQLAKTQKTANATSEPSPFVYLIEHKFGQLQLELIKVRRIKSGEIREAKTYTQYSNLYYSYSIPITTKALFTQIYNHVKDQDRAAFAQHSMIANELPLNLLQQLINDKILYDKSHWDKDWREAQFHPITWTDEILTLTIEWQEPTQYGEKLQFSLLDSNQYRHGFGQTENLDILLTKPLTYIHHANGKIGLVNSDTIGDMPNDVLYRLLTMPVIPKAMANDVAEVLSSHQMTQKLPKPKNLQPIEKIYGTPQPIIRFGHIDTHQLPYNMRRDYWQQQWIDKQYVKAELSFAYETGEISARMDAEIPFFTTQKNGQRYQQYRDIKAENKAIRGLKKQCNTFEWLKVGSSVSRHQATIEHNQALSTLLPIDKFHEIGWQVEHLADSPINADLSQNLELLVEPLTGENGDDGNHWFEIGATVSDSEGHRYDLLNIVAYLLEQYPYLMHPDIEQLFDKDHLFAINVGQGRPALAVAFKDILPILQNLTHLLSQNERKIDRYDAQALFDLEHTLGMAWQMPEKLKTFSEKLKAGYQSSLPTPQGFIGELRPYQQQGLAWLQFLAQTEHGGILADDMGLGKTAQTLAHILMEKQAGHLTERPVLIVAPTSLMHNWQKETEKFTPDLSVLLLHGANRHDDFDKIKQHDIILTTYPLVVRDKELLKTHQFHQIILDEAQNIKNPHSKSAQVLRSLTAKHRLCLTGTPMENHLGELWSLFYFLMPGFLGSQDVFNKHYRHPIEKKGDNRKRERLVNRIKPFMLRRLKTDVAKELPPKTTIEVNIDMNDEQSKLYEAVRATMQDSIKQIIAQQGFKRSQIQILDALLKLRQVCCHPSLLNLDSLPKGKSAVKSKAMHSAKLDYLIETVTDMVAEGRKVLIFSQFTSMLALIEQRLHSENIGFSKLTGKTKKRSEAIEAFQSGQVPVFLISLKAGGVGLNLTTADTVIHYDPWWNPAAEDQASDRAWRIGQDKPVFVYKLITNQSIEEKILTMQKNKAELAQSILSTDHEGDIKLSEDELLGLFDKFL; this is encoded by the coding sequence ATGCCAAACTCTATTAACACCCTCGCCAATTTACTGCATAAATTTAATAGCCAGACTATCAGTCGTAGTCTTGAGTATGTCAGTAAAATTGACCTAGGCAGCCTTCAGCGCAGTGAAACCGCCCAAACCACGCAACTGCAAGCAGATATTAAAGGCACCAAAAAATACCATACCCAAATTGCCTATCACAAAGCCAGTCAGCGTATCACCCAAAGTGATTGTACCTGCCCTGTCGGCAGTTTTTGTAAGCATGGGGCAGCTTTGGCACGTTTATTACAAGCGCAAGAAAAGCAAACCCGCGATGCTAGTAGCAAGCGACTATCCAGCGATCAGCAATTTATCCAAGAGTTACTACAACAAATCACTGAACTGCCCAATTCATCGGATTATCACGCCCTAAAAGAGGCGTTAACCAATAACTTAAACGCACCCAACTCTAACAATCTTACTGTTAGCAAACGCCATGATGAAGCCAGTCTTTGGCTCAAAAACTTACGGCAAGAGTTGACGCAATTGGCTAAAACCCAAAAAACCGCCAACGCCACTAGCGAGCCCTCGCCCTTTGTCTATCTAATCGAACATAAATTTGGTCAATTACAGCTTGAACTTATCAAAGTTCGCCGTATCAAATCAGGCGAAATCCGTGAAGCTAAAACCTATACACAGTACAGCAATCTTTATTACAGCTACTCAATTCCTATTACTACCAAAGCCTTATTCACCCAGATTTATAACCACGTCAAAGACCAAGACCGTGCCGCTTTTGCACAGCATAGTATGATAGCGAACGAACTACCGCTAAACTTATTACAGCAGCTTATCAACGATAAAATTTTGTATGATAAAAGCCACTGGGATAAGGATTGGCGAGAAGCGCAATTTCACCCTATCACTTGGACTGATGAGATTTTAACGCTGACCATTGAATGGCAAGAGCCCACCCAATACGGCGAAAAACTGCAATTTAGTTTGCTTGATAGCAACCAATATCGCCATGGGTTTGGGCAAACCGAAAATCTTGATATCCTATTGACTAAGCCTTTGACCTATATCCATCACGCCAACGGCAAAATCGGCTTGGTCAATAGCGATACCATTGGCGATATGCCCAATGACGTCTTGTACCGATTACTGACCATGCCTGTGATTCCCAAAGCCATGGCAAATGACGTAGCAGAGGTTTTATCCAGTCATCAAATGACGCAAAAACTGCCCAAACCTAAAAACCTGCAACCGATTGAAAAAATCTATGGGACGCCACAGCCAATCATTCGCTTTGGTCATATTGATACGCACCAATTGCCCTACAATATGCGACGAGACTACTGGCAACAGCAATGGATAGACAAACAATATGTCAAAGCCGAGCTTAGCTTTGCCTATGAAACCGGTGAAATCTCTGCCCGAATGGACGCTGAAATCCCATTTTTTACTACCCAAAAAAATGGTCAACGTTATCAGCAATACCGAGATATTAAAGCGGAAAACAAAGCCATACGGGGGTTAAAAAAACAATGTAACACCTTTGAATGGCTCAAAGTCGGGTCAAGTGTCAGCCGACATCAAGCCACCATTGAGCACAATCAAGCCTTAAGTACCTTATTACCCATCGATAAATTCCATGAAATCGGCTGGCAGGTCGAGCATTTAGCCGATAGCCCAATTAACGCTGACCTTTCCCAAAACCTAGAATTGCTTGTTGAGCCTTTGACAGGCGAAAACGGCGATGATGGCAATCATTGGTTTGAAATCGGAGCGACCGTGAGCGATAGCGAAGGGCATCGATACGACTTGCTGAATATCGTGGCATACTTGCTAGAGCAATATCCTTATCTGATGCACCCAGATATCGAGCAACTGTTTGACAAAGACCATCTATTTGCCATCAATGTCGGACAAGGTCGTCCTGCATTGGCAGTGGCTTTTAAAGATATTTTGCCAATTTTGCAAAATTTAACCCATCTGTTATCACAAAACGAGCGAAAAATTGATAGGTATGACGCTCAAGCTTTGTTTGACCTTGAACATACGCTCGGTATGGCATGGCAAATGCCCGAAAAACTTAAAACTTTTAGCGAAAAACTTAAAGCAGGTTATCAGTCCAGCTTGCCCACGCCACAAGGATTTATTGGGGAATTACGACCCTATCAGCAGCAAGGCTTGGCTTGGCTGCAGTTTTTGGCACAGACTGAACATGGCGGTATATTAGCTGATGACATGGGACTGGGCAAAACCGCCCAAACGCTGGCTCATATCCTCATGGAAAAACAAGCAGGGCATTTGACCGAGCGACCTGTACTCATCGTTGCGCCTACGTCGCTCATGCACAACTGGCAAAAAGAAACCGAAAAATTCACCCCAGATTTATCGGTATTGTTATTGCATGGCGCAAATCGCCATGATGATTTTGACAAAATCAAACAGCATGACATCATACTCACTACCTATCCGCTCGTGGTGCGAGATAAAGAGCTGTTAAAAACTCACCAATTCCACCAAATCATTCTTGACGAAGCGCAAAACATCAAAAATCCCCACAGCAAATCGGCGCAAGTGCTACGCTCGCTCACCGCCAAACATCGTCTGTGTTTGACAGGCACGCCGATGGAAAATCATCTAGGCGAACTGTGGTCACTGTTTTATTTTCTGATGCCAGGGTTTTTGGGTAGTCAAGACGTGTTTAACAAACACTACCGCCATCCGATTGAGAAAAAAGGCGATAACCGAAAACGGGAACGACTGGTCAATCGAATCAAACCCTTCATGCTTCGACGTTTAAAAACCGACGTTGCCAAAGAACTACCGCCCAAAACCACCATCGAAGTCAATATTGACATGAATGACGAGCAGTCCAAGCTGTATGAAGCGGTGCGAGCCACCATGCAAGACAGTATCAAACAAATCATCGCCCAGCAAGGTTTTAAACGCAGTCAAATTCAGATTCTAGATGCCTTGCTCAAATTACGGCAAGTCTGTTGTCATCCTAGCTTGTTAAATTTAGATAGCTTGCCGAAGGGTAAAAGCGCGGTCAAATCCAAAGCCATGCACTCTGCCAAACTCGATTATCTGATAGAAACCGTCACCGATATGGTGGCTGAGGGACGGAAAGTTCTGATATTTTCTCAATTTACCAGTATGCTTGCCCTAATTGAGCAGCGACTGCACAGTGAAAACATCGGCTTTAGCAAACTCACAGGAAAAACCAAAAAACGTAGTGAGGCGATTGAGGCATTCCAATCGGGGCAAGTGCCTGTGTTTTTGATTAGCCTAAAAGCGGGCGGTGTAGGGTTAAATCTCACCACTGCCGACACAGTTATTCATTATGACCCTTGGTGGAACCCTGCCGCCGAAGACCAAGCCTCTGATAGGGCATGGCGGATTGGGCAAGACAAACCTGTGTTTGTATATAAACTCATCACCAACCAAAGCATTGAAGAGAAAATCTTGACGATGCAAAAAAATAAAGCCGAACTTGCTCAATCTATCCTAAGCACCGACCACGAAGGCGATATCAAGCTGAGTGAAGATGAGCTGCTAGGGTTGTTTGACAAGTTTTTATGA
- a CDS encoding TerD family protein: protein MAISLNKGGNLSLSKTDPSLTRLLIGLGWDERATSGAEFDLDASVFLLNNMGKVRGDHDFIFYNQLKSDNGAVEHTGDNRSGVGDGDDEVIKVNLSQVPADIEKIAVTVTIHDAQARNQNFGQVSNAFIRVVNEETGAEVVRFDLAEDYSIETAMVFGEVYKHNGEWKFRAVGQGYAGGLAAMCQQYGVNIG, encoded by the coding sequence ATGGCCATTTCACTCAATAAAGGCGGTAACTTATCGCTGTCAAAAACAGATCCAAGCTTAACACGGTTATTAATTGGTCTAGGTTGGGATGAGCGTGCCACATCAGGGGCAGAATTTGACTTAGATGCCAGCGTATTTTTGCTTAACAATATGGGCAAAGTACGCGGCGACCATGACTTTATTTTTTATAACCAACTAAAATCTGACAACGGTGCAGTCGAACATACCGGGGACAACCGCTCAGGGGTAGGTGACGGTGATGACGAAGTGATTAAAGTCAACCTGTCACAAGTACCAGCCGATATTGAAAAAATTGCTGTCACTGTGACCATCCACGATGCCCAAGCCCGTAATCAAAACTTTGGTCAAGTATCCAATGCCTTCATCCGTGTAGTCAATGAAGAAACAGGGGCAGAAGTAGTACGGTTTGACTTAGCAGAAGACTATTCCATCGAAACTGCCATGGTATTTGGCGAAGTCTACAAACACAATGGCGAATGGAAATTTCGTGCGGTGGGTCAAGGCTATGCAGGTGGCTTAGCAGCTATGTGCCAACAATATGGCGTAAATATCGGCTAA
- a CDS encoding TerD family protein: MAVSLQKGQKISLDKEAGTALTRIKMGLGWDVASTPKSGGFLGSLFGGGGSNDSIDLDASCIMFDASKQPIDAIWFGQLQSKDGSIVHTGDNRTGAGDGDDEVINVDLSRIPAHVQSLVFTVNSFTGQTFEKVAGAFCRIVNAGNNSEVARYNLSAQGSHTALILAKIYRHNGEWKMHAIGEIASGRTFHDLMPAITPHA; encoded by the coding sequence ATGGCGGTTAGTCTACAAAAAGGACAAAAAATCTCACTTGATAAAGAAGCAGGCACGGCACTGACTCGTATCAAAATGGGTCTAGGTTGGGATGTTGCATCCACCCCAAAATCCGGTGGCTTTTTGGGCAGTCTATTCGGTGGCGGCGGTAGTAATGATAGTATCGATTTGGATGCATCTTGCATCATGTTTGACGCGAGCAAACAGCCCATCGATGCAATTTGGTTTGGTCAACTGCAGTCAAAGGACGGTAGTATCGTTCATACAGGCGATAACCGCACAGGCGCAGGGGATGGCGATGATGAAGTTATCAATGTCGATTTATCTCGTATCCCTGCGCATGTACAGTCACTGGTATTTACTGTGAATAGCTTTACGGGTCAAACTTTTGAGAAAGTTGCGGGTGCGTTTTGTCGTATCGTTAATGCGGGCAATAATAGCGAAGTGGCTCGCTATAACTTATCAGCCCAAGGCAGTCATACCGCGCTGATTTTGGCAAAGATTTATCGCCACAATGGGGAATGGAAAATGCATGCCATTGGCGAAATTGCCAGTGGTCGTACCTTTCATGATTTGATGCCTGCCATTACACCACATGCCTAA
- a CDS encoding S1 family peptidase: MPTLVPGANTPIPHTPCQVVVTSQNASRFGVDMGCVWIAMDASRRATTSPAYLHESKDWAALTVESEKSHVWTLDLANVFSQNQTQYLQLIVYAYQDASVIAPAVEVNDLGIKVASDIDYAFHTPERHIKASIVLEIYQRNGQYKCRALAETSSQSLASFAERLHISLDARYPNNMTTGNVLHAIPDNRRPRPQPGDTWTGTAFAIDPYHLLTCEHVVDGANQIALRQQGYPDMECQVVLADEGSDTALLKVNQPLPSYLPVRERGYDLLGEQITTLGFPLTGLGNQLQVTQGNIAGLQGIGNDIRFMQFTAPIQPGSSGSPLLLPTGEVVGMVTHTIANTQNMNYAVKYQLLSALLTSCGLNVSELTHDISQTPLSTPQITKQSKSALWLVGCGV, encoded by the coding sequence ATGCCAACTTTGGTACCTGGGGCAAATACGCCTATCCCCCACACGCCTTGCCAAGTGGTAGTAACCAGCCAAAATGCCAGTCGTTTTGGGGTTGATATGGGCTGTGTGTGGATAGCGATGGATGCAAGTCGCCGAGCCACTACCAGCCCTGCTTATCTGCATGAAAGCAAAGATTGGGCAGCGCTGACAGTCGAGAGTGAGAAAAGTCATGTTTGGACATTAGACTTAGCCAATGTGTTTTCCCAAAATCAAACCCAGTATCTGCAACTGATCGTGTATGCTTACCAGGACGCTAGTGTGATTGCCCCAGCCGTGGAAGTCAATGATCTGGGTATTAAAGTCGCTAGCGATATTGACTATGCGTTTCATACCCCAGAGCGCCATATCAAAGCCAGTATTGTACTGGAGATCTACCAACGTAATGGGCAATATAAATGCCGAGCACTCGCGGAAACATCTAGTCAAAGTCTAGCCAGTTTTGCCGAACGTTTACACATCAGCCTTGATGCCCGTTACCCTAATAACATGACGACAGGCAACGTTTTGCACGCCATACCAGACAACAGACGTCCTCGCCCTCAGCCAGGTGACACTTGGACTGGGACGGCTTTTGCGATTGACCCCTATCATTTACTCACTTGTGAGCATGTGGTGGACGGGGCAAACCAAATCGCACTGCGTCAACAAGGCTATCCCGATATGGAATGCCAAGTGGTGCTGGCAGATGAAGGTAGTGATACCGCGTTACTTAAAGTCAATCAGCCTTTACCAAGTTATCTGCCCGTGCGAGAACGTGGCTATGATTTGCTGGGTGAGCAGATTACCACGCTTGGTTTTCCGCTAACAGGTCTTGGTAATCAATTACAAGTCACCCAAGGCAATATCGCAGGGCTACAAGGCATTGGCAATGATATTCGCTTTATGCAGTTTACTGCGCCAATTCAGCCTGGCTCAAGTGGCAGTCCGCTCCTGCTTCCCACAGGCGAAGTCGTCGGTATGGTTACCCATACCATTGCCAATACCCAGAACATGAATTATGCCGTCAAATATCAATTATTATCCGCGCTTTTAACCAGTTGCGGTCTTAATGTGAGCGAGCTTACCCATGATATTAGCCAAACACCCCTATCCACGCCTCAGATTACCAAACAGAGTAAATCTGCTTTGTGGTTAGTTGGCTGTGGGGTATGA
- a CDS encoding reverse transcriptase family protein, giving the protein MTNNKHTSLPQQWEQRWHAIEQAGGRYQYIMQQMKEHGFLVERKPIDNMSPTERERYKKQLKQEAAEQHKIKKDAWQAYKANHIVYLGHGIYWSDDTSEDKWDATDGAKRLLENQLPTFKNVKALAEQLNLTISQLKGLCFHREVATRIPYSHFTIVKRSGGERQIWAPVPRLKYAQRWILDNVLNPMLIHGAAHGFVRGKSIVTNAENHTNSQLIIKMDIKDFFPSIGWRRVKGVFRQAGYPEQIATLFAMLCTESPRQLVKQGNVIYYVALADRCLPQGAPTSPALTNIISLNLDRRLTGLAEKHGLRYSRYADDLTFSLPAEATIDTKAKNTLISTLLGSVTKILTEEGFAINAKKTHIIHQGGVQRITGLVVNGDSVPRVPRNIKRMLRAAIHNLEQGKPFKEGESFNTLQGYAAWIAMAEPDVGEALLKKLRQLKNRPLQIEPVSD; this is encoded by the coding sequence ATGACAAATAACAAACACACTAGCCTACCACAACAATGGGAACAACGCTGGCATGCCATCGAACAAGCGGGCGGACGCTATCAATATATCATGCAGCAGATGAAAGAGCATGGTTTTTTGGTCGAGCGAAAACCCATCGACAATATGAGCCCTACCGAACGCGAGCGATATAAAAAACAGCTGAAGCAAGAAGCGGCAGAACAACACAAAATTAAAAAAGACGCTTGGCAAGCCTATAAAGCCAATCATATTGTGTATTTGGGGCATGGCATCTACTGGTCAGATGACACCAGTGAAGACAAATGGGATGCCACAGACGGGGCAAAACGTCTTTTGGAAAACCAACTGCCTACTTTTAAAAATGTGAAAGCGTTGGCAGAACAGTTAAACCTCACCATTTCGCAGTTAAAGGGCTTATGTTTCCATCGGGAAGTTGCCACTCGCATTCCTTATAGCCATTTTACCATTGTCAAACGCAGCGGCGGCGAGCGGCAGATTTGGGCACCTGTGCCACGGCTTAAATATGCCCAACGTTGGATTTTAGATAATGTATTAAACCCGATGCTGATTCATGGCGCGGCACATGGCTTTGTACGGGGCAAATCGATTGTCACCAATGCTGAAAATCATACTAACAGTCAACTCATCATCAAAATGGATATTAAGGACTTTTTCCCCTCCATTGGCTGGCGACGGGTCAAAGGCGTGTTTCGTCAAGCAGGTTATCCTGAGCAAATCGCCACGCTGTTTGCGATGCTATGTACCGAATCGCCTCGTCAGCTCGTCAAACAAGGCAATGTTATTTACTATGTGGCACTCGCTGACCGCTGTTTGCCACAAGGGGCACCGACCAGTCCTGCCTTAACCAATATTATCTCGTTAAACCTTGACCGCCGGTTAACAGGGCTTGCTGAAAAACATGGGTTACGCTATAGCCGTTATGCCGATGATTTAACGTTTAGTTTGCCAGCAGAGGCTACGATAGATACAAAAGCAAAAAATACGTTAATTAGCACCTTGTTGGGTTCGGTTACCAAAATTTTGACTGAAGAAGGTTTTGCCATTAATGCTAAAAAAACCCATATCATTCATCAAGGTGGTGTGCAGCGGATTACAGGGTTAGTGGTCAATGGTGACAGCGTGCCTCGTGTGCCACGCAACATCAAACGTATGCTACGGGCGGCGATTCATAACCTTGAGCAAGGCAAGCCGTTTAAAGAAGGGGAGAGTTTTAATACGTTACAAGGTTATGCTGCTTGGATAGCAATGGCAGAGCCTGACGTGGGAGAAGCACTTTTAAAAAAACTGCGTCAATTAAAGAATCGACCATTGCAAATTGAGCCAGTCTCCGACTAA